The Miscanthus floridulus cultivar M001 chromosome 7, ASM1932011v1, whole genome shotgun sequence genome includes a region encoding these proteins:
- the LOC136465278 gene encoding uncharacterized protein produces MGSTLSCIHGNSVSSQSQQPAPPEPARVIAPDGTLKELPASDPLASVSDVLGGGASFFMCNSDALYFNEPPPALAAAERLRPGQMYFVLPAEILGHPLSTADMAALAVRATSALGPGDKPPQRRRRRRVVPVTRLESKDHDEGEQSVFYETLNELTLGGSAVFTFTAPARSAEKVAAVASRETKRSSAFTRMLSMIREDAE; encoded by the coding sequence ATGGGATCAACGCTTTCTTGCATCCATGGCAATAGTGTCTCCAGTCAGTCGCAGCAGCCGGCACCACCGGAGCCGGCCAGGGTGATCGCCCCCGACGGCACGCTGAAGGAGCTCCCGGCCTCTGACCCCCTCGCGTCCGTCTCCGACGttctcggcggcggcgcctcgTTCTTCATGTGCAACTCCGACGCGCTCTACTTCAACGAGCCGCCCCCGGCGCTGGCTGCCGCTGAGCGGCTACGGCCGGGGCAGATGTACTTCGTGCTCCCTGCGGAGATCCTCGGGCACCCGCTGTCGACCGCCGACATGGCCGCGCTGGCGGTGCGCGCGACCTCCGCGCTCGGGCCCGGCGACAAGCCGCCGcagcgccgccggcggcggcgcgtcgTGCCGGTCACGCGACTGGAAAGCAAGGACCACGACGAGGGCGAGCAGAGTGTGTTCTACGAAACGCTGAACGAGCTCACGCTCGGGGGCTCCGCCGTGTTCACGTTCACGGCCCCCGCGAGGAGCGCCGAGAAAGTCGCGGCGGTGGCCTCGAGAGAGACCAAGAGGTCGTCAGCGTTCACGAGGATGCTGAGCATGATTCGGGAGGACGCTGAGTGA